A genomic window from Nodosilinea sp. PGN35 includes:
- a CDS encoding imelysin family protein, with protein MNARHKAVDLFLAAGVMVVGAQTAVDAGVMPGVNGAAGGEQADATLVSQGSLCRPIAVDGGGEGGGAEGGEGGEGGEGGEGGAALPAPAAAPAAPVALAPEDQFRDRQIITDFVDALVVPNYRQLTDRSGALAEAIAVFVAVPTEETLTEARQAWLAARQPWEQSEAFAFGPAASLGLDAELDDWPLNETDVQAVLESENALTPEYVASLQTSQKGFHAIAFLLFGTDADKPLEAFTQRELEYLAAIGPVFDETANALLASWTEGIDGFSAYRDEFVGAGETSSTYLTVQAAGEEIVQGILGILDELGNVKIGEALATQNPFLLEARFAQSSLQDFQDNLLSAQNAYLGLFPAGNSEGKGLREFIASVDPALDAQIQAQMQTAQTAVAAIPGPIEQTLCDPTAQPQIENAVASIAALFDTFEQRVLPLVQQ; from the coding sequence ATGAACGCTCGACACAAGGCCGTGGATCTGTTTTTGGCGGCGGGGGTAATGGTGGTCGGAGCCCAGACCGCCGTCGATGCAGGCGTTATGCCTGGGGTGAATGGGGCGGCAGGGGGCGAGCAGGCCGACGCCACACTGGTTAGCCAGGGTTCCCTTTGTCGACCGATCGCCGTGGACGGCGGTGGCGAAGGCGGTGGCGCTGAGGGCGGCGAGGGCGGTGAAGGCGGCGAGGGGGGCGAGGGGGGAGCGGCGCTGCCCGCCCCAGCGGCTGCACCCGCTGCACCCGTGGCGCTGGCCCCTGAGGATCAGTTCCGCGATCGCCAGATCATCACCGACTTTGTCGATGCCCTGGTGGTGCCCAACTACCGGCAGCTAACCGATCGCTCGGGAGCGCTGGCGGAGGCCATTGCCGTCTTTGTGGCTGTACCCACCGAGGAGACCCTGACCGAGGCCCGGCAGGCCTGGCTAGCGGCCCGCCAGCCCTGGGAGCAGAGCGAAGCCTTTGCCTTTGGCCCGGCGGCATCCCTGGGTTTAGACGCCGAGCTAGACGACTGGCCCCTCAATGAGACCGACGTGCAGGCGGTGCTCGAAAGCGAAAACGCCCTCACCCCAGAGTACGTGGCCAGTCTGCAAACCAGCCAGAAGGGATTCCATGCGATCGCATTTCTGCTCTTTGGCACCGACGCCGACAAACCCCTAGAGGCCTTCACCCAACGCGAGCTGGAGTACCTGGCGGCGATTGGGCCGGTGTTTGACGAGACCGCCAATGCCCTGCTGGCCAGCTGGACTGAGGGCATCGACGGATTTTCCGCCTATCGGGACGAGTTTGTCGGGGCTGGGGAAACCAGCAGCACCTACCTCACCGTCCAGGCGGCTGGAGAAGAGATCGTGCAGGGCATTCTGGGGATTTTAGACGAGCTGGGCAACGTCAAAATTGGCGAGGCTCTGGCCACCCAAAACCCGTTTTTGCTGGAGGCCCGCTTTGCCCAAAGCTCTCTCCAGGACTTTCAGGACAACCTGCTGAGCGCCCAAAATGCCTACCTGGGACTGTTTCCAGCGGGCAACAGCGAGGGCAAAGGGCTGCGGGAGTTCATAGCCTCAGTGGATCCAGCCCTGGATGCCCAAATTCAGGCACAGATGCAGACCGCCCAGACGGCGGTGGCCGCTATTCCTGGCCCAATTGAGCAGACGCTGTGCGACCCCACCGCCCAGCCCCAGATCGAAAATGCTGTGGCCAGCATTGCCGCCCTGTTTGACACCTTTGAGCAGCGGGTGCTGCCCCTGGTGCAGCAGTGA
- a CDS encoding Fe2+-dependent dioxygenase has translation MIVCIADLLTPEEVNGLRAGLAQAEFGSGQATAGWHARLVKQNEQAVPQAAIEPLKTTLQTALARSALFQAVACPRAIHSLLFSRYGVGMGYGRHTDNALMGGANVYRSDLSFTVFLSGPEEYDGGELVIEGADSEQPYKLAAGSALVYPSTTLHRVETVVRGDRLVAVGWVQSLVRDAARREILFDLEAVKRTLFAQTGKTPEFDLLTKTTANLLRQWAE, from the coding sequence ATGATTGTCTGCATTGCCGACCTGTTGACGCCTGAAGAGGTGAATGGCCTGAGGGCTGGCCTGGCCCAGGCCGAGTTTGGGTCGGGCCAGGCGACGGCGGGCTGGCACGCCAGGCTGGTGAAGCAGAATGAGCAGGCTGTTCCGCAGGCGGCCATCGAGCCCTTGAAGACAACTCTGCAAACGGCCCTGGCCCGCAGCGCGCTGTTCCAGGCGGTGGCCTGCCCCAGGGCCATTCACTCTTTGCTGTTTAGCCGCTACGGGGTGGGCATGGGCTACGGACGACATACGGACAACGCCCTGATGGGCGGGGCCAACGTCTACCGCTCGGATCTGTCGTTTACGGTGTTTTTGAGCGGCCCAGAGGAATACGACGGCGGCGAACTGGTGATTGAGGGAGCCGACAGTGAGCAGCCCTACAAACTGGCGGCGGGGAGCGCCCTGGTCTACCCATCGACGACGCTGCACCGGGTGGAGACGGTGGTGCGGGGCGATCGCCTGGTGGCCGTGGGCTGGGTGCAGAGCCTGGTGCGCGATGCGGCCCGCCGGGAGATTCTCTTTGACCTCGAAGCCGTGAAGCGCACCCTGTTTGCCCAGACCGGCAAGACCCCGGAGTTTGACCTGCTCACCAAGACGACGGCCAACCTGCTGCGCCAGTGGGCCGAGTAG